A single genomic interval of Asinibacterium sp. OR53 harbors:
- a CDS encoding class I SAM-dependent methyltransferase, which translates to MKNMDRLFVLKSLMQHRHLKNYLEIGVFNGHIFFRIKSNFKIAVDPDFVFGSGRKAIKLLLNPYNRYNQYFEKTSDDFFAQDGPRLFQDKKIELALIDGMHECDYVIRDVEHTLNHAAPNAVIVLHDCNPLSAEAACSFKEWNYPGTWNGDVWKAILYFRSQRKDLTCFVLDADQGLGIIVKQPATTLLPYDKEQISQFTYQDLALNRAEWLGLQPSDYFYDFFKISA; encoded by the coding sequence ATGAAAAATATGGACCGTTTATTCGTTTTGAAATCTTTAATGCAACACCGTCATCTAAAGAATTACCTGGAAATCGGGGTCTTTAACGGGCATATTTTTTTTCGTATCAAAAGCAATTTCAAGATTGCAGTTGATCCCGATTTTGTATTCGGGAGTGGCCGTAAAGCCATAAAACTCCTGCTGAATCCGTATAATCGCTATAACCAGTATTTTGAAAAAACAAGCGATGATTTTTTTGCGCAAGATGGCCCGAGATTGTTCCAGGATAAGAAAATTGAACTGGCGCTTATTGATGGAATGCACGAATGCGATTATGTGATCAGGGATGTAGAGCATACATTAAATCATGCTGCTCCTAATGCGGTAATCGTTCTGCATGATTGCAATCCCTTAAGCGCAGAAGCTGCTTGTTCTTTTAAGGAATGGAACTACCCGGGAACCTGGAATGGGGATGTATGGAAAGCGATCCTTTATTTTCGCAGTCAGCGAAAAGACCTGACCTGCTTTGTTCTGGATGCCGATCAAGGTTTAGGCATCATTGTTAAACAACCGGCAACAACACTTCTTCCGTATGATAAGGAACAAATCAGCCAATTCACTTACCAGGATCTTGCATTGAACCGGGCTGAATGGCTGGGCCTGCAGCCTTCGGACTACTTTTACGATTTCTTTAAGATCAGCGCTTAA
- a CDS encoding nucleoside permease produces the protein MMNIKSRLIIMNFLEFFVWGSWLISLGAYMIVTLHFSGGEVGAVYATMGIASLFMPALLGIVADRWVNAERVLGICHIVGACLLLWASTVSDYRTFYLIMLLNSMAFMPTIALNNTVSYIILEKKGFDIVKDFPPVRVWGTVGFVCAMWMVDLFGWTKSPLQLYVSAGAGFLLGLYTFTIVKCPPVKLDRKKTLSEALGLDAFVLFRRKKMLIFFIFAMLLGAALQITNAFGGAFLDDFKTGFADSFGVKHPNLLLSISQISETLFILTIPFFLRKFGIKQVMLLSIFAWVFRFGLFAIGDPGPGLYLLILSMIIYGMAFDFFNISGSLFVEKEADIRIRASAQGLFMLMTNGIGAFLGGTISGWVVDYFTVNGVKDWHNIWLSFAGYALVLGIFFPLVFRYKHNPDMETSKHH, from the coding sequence TCCTGGCTCATATCCCTCGGCGCTTATATGATTGTAACACTCCATTTTTCCGGTGGAGAAGTAGGAGCCGTTTATGCTACCATGGGTATTGCTTCCTTGTTTATGCCCGCTTTATTGGGTATTGTGGCAGACCGCTGGGTGAACGCCGAGCGCGTATTGGGTATTTGCCATATTGTAGGGGCCTGCTTGCTGCTCTGGGCTTCTACCGTAAGCGATTACAGAACTTTTTATCTCATCATGCTCCTCAACTCAATGGCATTTATGCCAACGATCGCGTTGAACAACACCGTTTCCTATATCATACTGGAGAAAAAAGGGTTTGATATTGTGAAGGATTTCCCTCCCGTTCGTGTATGGGGCACCGTTGGTTTTGTTTGTGCCATGTGGATGGTAGACCTGTTTGGCTGGACGAAAAGTCCACTCCAGTTATACGTAAGCGCCGGTGCGGGCTTCCTGTTGGGATTGTACACTTTCACGATCGTGAAATGTCCGCCTGTGAAATTGGACAGGAAGAAAACTTTGTCGGAAGCATTGGGACTGGACGCTTTCGTTTTGTTCCGGAGAAAAAAAATGCTGATCTTTTTCATCTTTGCCATGCTGCTGGGCGCAGCATTACAGATCACCAATGCATTCGGCGGCGCTTTCCTGGATGATTTCAAAACCGGTTTTGCCGATTCATTCGGTGTAAAACATCCAAACCTGCTCTTATCTATTTCACAGATATCTGAAACATTGTTCATCCTCACCATTCCTTTCTTCCTTAGAAAATTTGGTATCAAACAGGTCATGCTCCTCAGCATCTTTGCCTGGGTATTCCGTTTTGGGCTATTTGCTATAGGCGATCCGGGACCAGGACTCTACCTGTTGATCCTGTCCATGATCATTTATGGAATGGCGTTCGACTTCTTCAATATCTCCGGTTCTTTATTCGTGGAAAAAGAAGCCGATATACGCATCAGGGCCAGTGCACAAGGGTTGTTCATGCTCATGACCAATGGCATCGGCGCTTTCCTCGGAGGTACCATCAGCGGATGGGTAGTGGATTATTTTACTGTTAATGGTGTGAAAGACTGGCACAATATCTGGTTAAGTTTTGCTGGATATGCATTGGTGCTTGGTATTTTCTTTCCGTTGGTATTCCGGTACAAACACAACCCGGATATGGAGACAAGCAAACATCACTAA